A genomic window from Sebaldella sp. S0638 includes:
- a CDS encoding TRAP transporter substrate-binding protein, which yields MKKLVVMLFTVILLLSACSKNSDTASKEETADKSKGKSVIMTVGYGVPENHFEHAAMVKFKEYVEANSNITVKLEHSNKIGADKDMLDKIQINMAQMNLPGVGLLGNIVPEFNLLTLPYIFDSQKIVNEVVDGPVGQELLDKLEAKGYVGLGFGDFGYRNVSNNKKPITTLNDIKGLKIRTMATEIPQKFFNSCGALATPMASNEVFTALSNGNIDGQENPIQNIYSNKFYEVQKYISMTHHEYTLVVFVVGKKWYDQRTEDEKKVLQEAANIAKDYMRQAVNDADAEARKKIEEYGKTQFNELTPEGKAEFKAVAKIVNDEYGAKINQDLYDRLLAEIEKAAK from the coding sequence ATGAAAAAATTGGTTGTAATGTTATTTACTGTTATATTATTACTTTCAGCTTGCTCTAAGAATTCGGATACTGCATCAAAAGAGGAAACAGCTGATAAATCAAAGGGGAAGTCTGTTATTATGACTGTAGGGTACGGTGTACCTGAGAATCATTTTGAACATGCGGCAATGGTGAAGTTTAAAGAGTATGTGGAGGCGAATTCAAACATCACTGTAAAACTGGAACATTCGAATAAAATAGGTGCAGATAAGGATATGCTGGATAAAATTCAGATAAATATGGCACAGATGAATTTGCCGGGTGTTGGTCTGCTGGGAAATATAGTACCGGAATTTAATTTATTAACGCTTCCTTATATATTCGACAGTCAGAAAATAGTAAATGAAGTAGTAGACGGGCCTGTGGGTCAGGAGCTTCTTGATAAACTTGAGGCTAAAGGGTATGTAGGACTGGGATTCGGAGATTTCGGCTATCGGAATGTATCAAATAATAAAAAGCCGATAACAACATTAAATGATATCAAAGGTCTGAAAATCAGAACTATGGCTACAGAAATTCCACAAAAATTCTTTAATTCCTGCGGGGCTCTTGCCACTCCAATGGCGTCTAATGAAGTATTTACCGCATTAAGCAATGGTAATATAGACGGTCAGGAAAATCCAATTCAGAATATCTATTCAAACAAATTCTATGAAGTTCAAAAATATATCAGTATGACACACCATGAATATACATTAGTAGTTTTTGTTGTAGGGAAAAAATGGTACGATCAGAGAACGGAAGATGAAAAGAAAGTGTTGCAGGAAGCAGCAAATATTGCAAAGGATTATATGAGACAAGCAGTAAATGATGCAGATGCAGAAGCTCGTAAAAAAATAGAAGAATACGGAAAAACACAGTTTAATGAGCTTACACCTGAGGGAAAAGCAGAATTTAAAGCAGTTGCCAAAATAGTAAATGATGAGTACGGTGCAAAAATTAATCAGGACTTATATGACAGACTTTTGGCAGAAATTGAAAAAGCTGCAAAATAG
- a CDS encoding GntR family transcriptional regulator, which translates to MILKMLKQLENEKMSSWVGRVLEASISELYLLPGQNISEEEIIKELSVSRTTVREALIKLSQNNLITIVPQKGTIINLINLKQINDFLFLRTVAEKEIVKKSDGIFKDNKLIELTLNFNTQEKIISLNGNNFYDIIELDNQFHQIIFEGYGMKEVWNILKSHQQDYNRLRYLGLQEKITNQTMLNQHDEYLEHIKNGNTKKLIPLIEAHLDGFERHFGSLVSEYPEYFQN; encoded by the coding sequence ATGATTTTAAAAATGCTGAAACAACTGGAAAATGAAAAAATGTCTTCATGGGTCGGCAGAGTATTGGAAGCGAGTATTTCGGAATTATATCTGCTTCCGGGACAGAATATAAGCGAGGAAGAAATTATTAAAGAATTAAGTGTCAGCAGAACTACAGTGAGAGAAGCATTGATAAAGCTGTCACAGAATAATTTAATTACTATTGTACCCCAAAAAGGAACAATAATTAATCTGATTAATCTGAAACAGATTAATGATTTTTTGTTTCTGCGTACAGTTGCAGAAAAAGAGATAGTGAAAAAGAGTGACGGTATTTTTAAAGATAATAAATTGATTGAACTTACACTTAATTTTAATACACAGGAAAAAATCATTTCATTAAACGGAAATAATTTTTATGATATTATAGAGCTTGATAATCAGTTTCATCAGATAATTTTTGAAGGTTATGGGATGAAAGAAGTATGGAATATCTTAAAGTCACATCAGCAGGATTATAACAGACTCCGTTATCTGGGACTTCAGGAAAAGATTACGAACCAGACTATGCTTAATCAGCATGATGAATATTTGGAGCATATAAAAAATGGCAATACTAAAAAGCTGATTCCGTTGATAGAAGCTCATCTGGACGGTTTTGAAAGACACTTTGGTTCACTTGTTTCAGAATATCCGGAATATTTTCAAAATTAG
- the ilvD gene encoding dihydroxy-acid dehydratase encodes MHCKKEQFNPILRGELGALKRALYKACGHTGKQLEKPVIGIANSYTNATPGHAGLNEVCEQVKEGITAAGGVPMEFGTIAPCDGIAEGHEGMRYILPARDVIAASVECMTRAHRFDGLVIIGSCDKIVPGMLMAAARLDIPAVFINGGPMYPACYKGKHWDGNIISEAIGWKHQNLIDDAEFEKIENLAEPGIGSCTMYGTANTMGCLAEALGMSLPGTSTIPAVHSGRLQAGFQTGEAVVKLVLDGINARKIINKESVENAMTFLTATGGSTNAIMHLQAIHADAGLGELDLSEFDKFSKKVPHIAAIYPASPYDMVDFDEAGGTAAVMKELIKSGLIHKEVLTVTGKSVGENYENMPFTNRSEVIKTTDIPFHREGGVGVLKGNIAPDGCVVKPAAIPENMMKFTGKAVVFESEDESVEAILSGEIKPGSVLVLRYEGPKGGPGMPEMYRPMKHLEGMSLSDSCALITDGRFSGSNRGLFVGHISPEASEGGMLSLVKNGDDIEINIPDRSITLHVSEDELEKRRENFTPLVKTVKDGYLRTYQKNSKSAAKGAVVE; translated from the coding sequence ATGCATTGTAAAAAAGAACAGTTTAATCCGATTCTCCGGGGAGAATTAGGGGCTTTGAAACGTGCATTATACAAAGCCTGTGGACACACAGGAAAACAATTGGAGAAGCCTGTTATTGGTATTGCCAACAGTTATACGAATGCCACTCCGGGTCATGCCGGATTAAACGAAGTCTGTGAACAGGTAAAAGAGGGAATTACAGCAGCAGGAGGCGTACCTATGGAATTTGGTACTATTGCTCCCTGTGACGGTATCGCAGAAGGGCATGAAGGTATGCGCTATATACTTCCTGCAAGGGATGTAATAGCCGCATCTGTGGAATGCATGACACGTGCACACCGTTTTGACGGACTTGTAATTATAGGGTCTTGTGATAAAATTGTGCCGGGAATGCTGATGGCAGCTGCAAGACTTGATATTCCGGCAGTTTTTATTAACGGTGGTCCCATGTATCCTGCATGCTATAAAGGCAAGCACTGGGACGGGAATATTATTTCCGAAGCAATTGGATGGAAACACCAGAATTTAATTGATGATGCAGAATTTGAAAAAATTGAAAATCTCGCAGAACCCGGTATAGGGTCTTGTACTATGTACGGAACAGCTAATACTATGGGGTGCCTTGCAGAAGCTCTGGGTATGTCTCTGCCGGGAACATCTACTATTCCGGCTGTACACAGCGGAAGACTGCAGGCTGGTTTTCAGACAGGAGAAGCTGTGGTAAAGCTTGTTCTGGACGGCATTAATGCCAGAAAGATTATAAATAAAGAATCTGTTGAAAATGCAATGACATTTTTGACTGCAACAGGTGGTTCGACAAATGCTATTATGCACCTGCAGGCTATTCACGCAGATGCAGGATTAGGGGAACTTGATTTATCGGAATTTGATAAGTTCAGTAAGAAAGTACCGCATATAGCTGCTATTTATCCTGCCTCTCCATATGATATGGTAGATTTTGACGAAGCAGGAGGTACGGCAGCTGTAATGAAAGAATTAATAAAATCAGGATTGATACATAAAGAAGTGCTTACAGTAACAGGGAAGTCAGTAGGGGAAAACTATGAAAATATGCCGTTTACCAACCGATCCGAAGTAATAAAGACAACAGATATTCCGTTTCACCGTGAGGGAGGAGTAGGCGTACTGAAGGGGAATATTGCTCCTGACGGATGTGTGGTAAAACCGGCGGCTATTCCTGAAAATATGATGAAATTCACAGGGAAAGCAGTGGTCTTTGAAAGTGAGGATGAATCGGTAGAAGCTATTTTGAGCGGTGAAATAAAGCCGGGGTCTGTACTTGTACTCAGATATGAAGGGCCGAAAGGCGGACCGGGAATGCCTGAGATGTACCGTCCTATGAAACATCTGGAAGGTATGAGTCTTTCTGATTCATGTGCACTTATCACTGACGGACGTTTTTCGGGTTCGAACCGGGGACTGTTTGTAGGTCACATTTCACCTGAGGCATCAGAAGGCGGAATGTTGAGCCTTGTAAAAAATGGGGATGATATAGAAATTAATATTCCGGACAGAAGTATAACACTTCATGTGTCGGAAGATGAATTAGAGAAACGCAGAGAAAACTTTACACCGCTTGTAAAGACTGTTAAGGACGGGTATTTGCGTACTTATCAGAAAAACAGCAAGTCTGCTGCAAAAGGTGCAGTCGTGGAATAA
- a CDS encoding PTS sugar transporter subunit IIA yields MKKVDGSSDVNLNKSETPQTGEQKKEEILKQSNIKLGLASVSKEEAIKQAGELLKNAGYVEDGYINGMLEREKLVSTYLDHNIAIPHGEAEVKEKVKKTGIVVLQYPQGIDYGDGHIVKLLIGIAGKGNEHIDVIAKLAGILDDETEAERLVNSTDADYVYNCLK; encoded by the coding sequence ATTAAAAAAGTAGACGGCTCATCGGACGTTAATCTGAATAAATCAGAAACTCCTCAAACTGGTGAGCAGAAGAAAGAGGAAATTTTAAAGCAGTCAAACATTAAGCTTGGTCTGGCTTCGGTATCAAAAGAAGAAGCTATAAAACAAGCCGGAGAATTATTGAAAAATGCAGGATATGTGGAAGATGGATATATAAACGGTATGCTTGAGAGAGAAAAGCTGGTATCGACATATCTGGATCATAATATAGCAATACCTCACGGTGAAGCAGAAGTAAAAGAAAAAGTAAAGAAAACAGGAATAGTGGTACTTCAGTATCCGCAGGGAATAGATTACGGAGACGGACATATTGTAAAACTTCTGATCGGAATAGCAGGAAAAGGAAACGAACATATAGATGTTATTGCCAAACTTGCAGGAATTCTTGATGATGAAACTGAAGCAGAAAGACTTGTAAATTCAACAGACGCTGATTATGTGTATAATTGCTTAAAATAA
- a CDS encoding TRAP transporter small permease produces MKRFIDNIEEYIAVVLMALLIFLCFIQVIFRFLLNMPLGWTEELANFTFITLVYIGSCIAVKRSRHVRVEIIDSFIPEKYEKVYKNIVDFICMVFVAIVAYNSVPFIARAMEYHERTAALRWKIWIVYSIIPVTMGIMCLRYIQNIYGRCRDKKGDGRV; encoded by the coding sequence TTGAAAAGATTTATAGATAATATAGAGGAGTATATTGCTGTTGTACTTATGGCTTTGCTTATTTTTCTTTGTTTCATTCAGGTTATTTTCCGTTTTCTTCTGAACATGCCGTTAGGATGGACAGAGGAACTGGCGAATTTTACTTTTATTACATTGGTATATATAGGATCATGTATAGCAGTAAAACGTTCCAGACATGTAAGAGTGGAAATTATTGATTCTTTTATACCTGAAAAATATGAAAAAGTGTATAAAAATATTGTGGACTTTATCTGCATGGTATTTGTTGCTATTGTTGCATATAATTCTGTTCCTTTTATAGCAAGAGCAATGGAATATCATGAAAGAACAGCTGCACTTCGCTGGAAAATATGGATAGTTTACAGTATTATCCCTGTAACAATGGGTATTATGTGTCTGAGATATATACAGAATATTTATGGCAGATGCAGGGATAAAAAAGGGGATGGTAGAGTATGA
- a CDS encoding BglG family transcription antiterminator → MLSKKSLDILILLDEAGELKEIANKLNLSERAIRYEIENLNYYLGRFGFDEIQIISRKVEKPENLDYSIVLEYLNKENYAYSREERTDYILANYLFNSQNLKQINLEENLNVSSTTVANDMARVKDVLSLNKLEFNSYSKDFEYIKGAEKNIRRYILNFLLEYLFIAKKYPGEIMVKTVIENYFSDIDLNYIREFIKKIQEKMGKIISDEAYKILTLYLLIMIKRVREGKILGEINNPNFITSSDEFKIISVIISSLEKNARVKFSNQEIMAFSEYVLGSHSYNFDYSYYENWIQLEILVNKLIVDINSKIDTNILGDNILFEGLLNHLKPAIYRIKQGIKLENAIYEEVLDNYPELFLMIKDSMQKLIHYLEVEINDDEIAFVTIHFKEAIDRRAEKTLKNVIIVCGFGYGSSKLLKENIKKYFEVNVVNTLPMHKFEEITDFNNIDLIISTVPIKEDTIPVIHVNPILTKEDLEKLESYGLDKERKLIYLEELLEIIKEHADIKDETGLIESLKEKYKNKITFNVENKKHNLEIILGKENIYTNLTFDSWENALYFGGEVLEAKGAVSSDYVESIINILKTHGSYMVINEHILLAHGRNEDNVFETSMILMTLKDYIEFPNDKKIKIIILFSSRDNQEHLNALLKLTELLDEKDLYNQIKDLATSDEIYEKILSLTEEK, encoded by the coding sequence ATGTTGTCAAAAAAAAGTCTGGATATTTTGATACTGCTTGATGAAGCAGGAGAATTAAAAGAAATAGCAAATAAACTAAATTTGTCAGAGCGCGCTATCAGGTATGAAATAGAAAACCTGAATTATTATCTGGGCAGATTTGGTTTTGACGAAATTCAAATAATTTCGCGAAAAGTGGAGAAACCGGAAAATTTAGATTACAGTATTGTTCTGGAATATCTGAATAAGGAAAATTATGCGTATTCCAGAGAAGAAAGAACCGACTATATTCTTGCCAATTATCTGTTTAATTCACAAAATCTCAAACAGATAAATCTTGAAGAAAATCTAAATGTAAGTTCTACCACTGTAGCCAATGACATGGCAAGGGTAAAAGATGTTCTCTCCTTAAATAAGCTTGAGTTTAACAGCTATTCTAAGGATTTTGAATATATAAAGGGAGCTGAAAAGAATATAAGACGTTATATTCTGAACTTTTTGCTCGAGTATTTATTTATTGCAAAAAAGTATCCCGGTGAAATAATGGTAAAAACGGTCATAGAAAACTATTTTTCTGATATAGACCTGAACTATATAAGGGAATTTATAAAAAAAATACAGGAAAAAATGGGAAAGATAATATCTGATGAAGCGTATAAAATTCTTACTCTGTATCTTCTGATAATGATAAAGAGAGTCAGAGAGGGAAAAATACTTGGTGAGATAAATAATCCTAATTTTATTACATCAAGTGATGAATTCAAGATAATATCAGTAATAATCAGCAGCCTGGAAAAAAATGCCCGTGTAAAATTCAGCAATCAGGAAATAATGGCTTTTTCCGAATATGTTTTGGGAAGCCATTCGTATAACTTTGATTATTCATATTATGAAAACTGGATACAGCTGGAAATACTTGTAAATAAATTAATAGTAGATATTAACAGCAAAATAGATACTAATATTTTAGGAGACAACATACTATTTGAAGGTCTTTTAAACCACCTGAAACCTGCGATATACAGAATAAAGCAGGGAATAAAGCTGGAAAATGCCATTTATGAGGAGGTATTGGATAATTACCCTGAACTGTTTTTGATGATAAAAGATTCCATGCAAAAACTGATACACTATCTGGAAGTGGAAATAAACGACGACGAAATTGCCTTTGTAACAATACACTTTAAGGAAGCCATAGACAGAAGAGCGGAAAAAACCCTGAAAAATGTAATAATAGTATGCGGCTTCGGATACGGCAGCTCAAAACTGCTGAAAGAAAATATAAAAAAATATTTTGAGGTAAATGTGGTAAACACTCTGCCGATGCATAAATTTGAAGAGATAACAGACTTTAATAATATTGACCTTATCATATCAACAGTTCCGATAAAAGAAGACACGATTCCCGTGATACACGTAAATCCCATACTTACAAAAGAAGATCTGGAAAAACTGGAGTCTTACGGACTGGATAAAGAAAGAAAACTGATATATCTCGAAGAACTTTTGGAAATAATAAAGGAACATGCAGATATAAAAGATGAAACAGGACTTATAGAAAGTCTTAAAGAAAAGTATAAAAATAAAATAACTTTCAATGTGGAAAATAAGAAACACAATTTGGAAATAATACTTGGAAAAGAGAATATATATACCAATCTGACATTTGATTCATGGGAAAATGCCCTTTATTTCGGGGGAGAAGTATTGGAGGCAAAAGGAGCTGTGAGTTCCGACTATGTGGAAAGTATTATAAATATACTGAAAACACATGGGAGCTACATGGTAATAAATGAACATATTCTTCTGGCACACGGAAGAAATGAAGATAACGTTTTTGAAACATCGATGATACTCATGACTTTGAAAGATTACATAGAGTTTCCCAATGATAAAAAAATAAAGATAATAATTCTTTTTTCCAGCAGGGACAATCAGGAACACCTGAATGCACTGCTAAAACTTACCGAACTTCTGGATGAAAAAGATCTCTATAATCAAATAAAGGATCTTGCTACAAGCGATGAAATATACGAGAAAATATTGAGTCTTACAGAAGAGAAATAA
- a CDS encoding PTS mannitol transporter subunit IICB, which translates to MSDNSARVQVQKFGRFLSAMVMPNIGAFIAWGLITALFIPTGWLPNENLANLVGPMISYLLPLLIGYTGGTIVGGKRGGVVGAITTMGVIVGADIPMFLGAMIAGPLGGYVIKAFDKLLEGKIKPGFEMLINNFSAGIIGMILALVAFKAIGPAVQLLTKGLMFAVNQLVAMKLLPLVSIVIEPAKIFFLNNAVNHGIFTPLGTEQVTQMGKSIFFLIEANPGPGLGILLAYTVFGKGNAKQSAPGAIIIHFLGGIHEIYFPYVLMNPALFLAVIAGGMTGVATNMLLGTGLVGPASPGSIIAIGLVTAKGSMFGVMLSVLLATVVSFLVASIFVKRAAANADDDEFEAAASKMADLKGGKAGADIADINSGEIRKIIVACDAGMGSSAMGASLLKKRVQNAGLNVIVENKAINEIPKDADMIITHQDLTARAKGVAPDKIHLSLTNFVDGDFYDEVVKKLKK; encoded by the coding sequence ATGAGCGATAATTCAGCAAGAGTACAGGTGCAGAAATTCGGAAGATTTCTAAGCGCCATGGTAATGCCAAATATAGGAGCTTTTATAGCATGGGGGCTTATAACAGCATTATTTATACCTACAGGATGGCTGCCAAATGAAAATCTGGCTAACTTGGTAGGGCCTATGATATCATATCTGTTACCGCTTTTAATAGGATATACAGGTGGAACAATAGTTGGCGGAAAAAGAGGAGGAGTAGTCGGAGCTATCACTACAATGGGTGTAATAGTAGGAGCTGACATTCCGATGTTCCTTGGAGCAATGATAGCAGGACCTCTTGGAGGATATGTAATAAAGGCTTTTGATAAACTTCTTGAAGGAAAAATCAAACCGGGATTTGAAATGCTTATAAATAACTTCTCAGCAGGAATCATAGGTATGATACTTGCATTAGTAGCATTCAAGGCAATAGGACCGGCAGTGCAGCTTCTAACAAAAGGTTTGATGTTTGCAGTTAACCAGTTAGTAGCAATGAAACTTTTACCATTAGTTTCTATAGTAATAGAACCGGCAAAAATATTTTTCCTTAATAATGCAGTAAACCACGGAATATTCACACCGCTTGGAACAGAACAGGTTACACAGATGGGGAAATCTATATTCTTCTTAATCGAAGCTAATCCGGGACCAGGATTGGGAATCTTATTGGCTTATACTGTTTTTGGAAAAGGGAATGCAAAACAGTCAGCACCAGGGGCAATAATTATACACTTTTTAGGTGGAATACATGAGATTTACTTTCCGTATGTATTAATGAATCCTGCTTTATTCTTAGCTGTAATAGCCGGGGGAATGACAGGAGTAGCTACAAATATGCTTTTAGGAACAGGACTTGTGGGGCCGGCTTCTCCGGGAAGTATAATAGCAATAGGACTTGTTACAGCCAAAGGAAGTATGTTTGGTGTAATGTTGTCTGTGCTTCTTGCCACAGTGGTATCTTTCCTTGTAGCATCTATATTCGTAAAGAGAGCAGCAGCAAACGCAGATGATGATGAATTTGAAGCAGCAGCAAGCAAAATGGCTGACTTAAAAGGCGGAAAAGCAGGAGCAGATATAGCTGATATAAACAGCGGTGAAATCAGAAAAATAATAGTAGCATGTGATGCAGGAATGGGTTCAAGTGCAATGGGAGCAAGCCTTCTTAAAAAGAGAGTACAAAACGCAGGGCTTAATGTAATAGTAGAAAATAAAGCAATCAATGAAATACCAAAAGATGCCGACATGATAATAACTCATCAGGATCTAACAGCAAGAGCAAAAGGTGTGGCACCTGACAAAATTCACTTATCTTTGACTAATTTCGTAGACGGAGATTTTTATGACGAGGTAGTGAAGAAATTAAAAAAGTAG
- a CDS encoding mannitol-1-phosphate 5-dehydrogenase: MKRALHFGAGNIGRGFIGKIMSEAGYEVIFADVNTQVIDQLNIDKEYEVEVVGENSKTDIVKNVSGIMSNDPEKVKEAGLAVSLITTAVGPNVLKIIAGSFADIIKARKEKGMEEELNIIACENMVKGTTFLKENIYEKLNESEKEYAEKYIGFPDSAVDRIVPPVNAQGKKPTYVVVEEFYEWIVDRNLIKGDLELEGMIKTDNLMAYIERKLFTLNTGHAITAYIGKYKKYKTIDESIKDADIRNIVKGAMGESGEVLIKRYGFDREAHFKYIDKIIKRFENIYLKDDVERVGRQPIRKLGKNERLIKPLSGTLEYGTSNENLVTGIAYALKFDGSDEESVKLNSMMKDKGLAETLKEVTENSVSEDIIARIEGIYNKL; this comes from the coding sequence ATGAAAAGAGCATTACATTTTGGAGCAGGAAACATAGGCAGGGGGTTCATAGGGAAGATCATGTCAGAAGCAGGATATGAAGTGATTTTTGCCGATGTTAACACACAGGTAATAGATCAGCTGAATATAGATAAAGAATATGAAGTGGAAGTAGTCGGTGAAAATTCAAAAACTGATATTGTAAAAAATGTCAGCGGGATAATGTCTAATGATCCGGAAAAGGTAAAGGAAGCCGGACTTGCTGTAAGTCTTATTACTACAGCTGTAGGGCCTAATGTACTGAAAATAATAGCAGGATCATTTGCAGATATAATAAAAGCAAGAAAAGAAAAAGGCATGGAAGAAGAACTAAATATTATAGCATGTGAAAATATGGTAAAGGGAACTACATTTTTGAAAGAAAATATTTATGAAAAGCTGAATGAATCAGAAAAAGAATATGCCGAAAAATATATCGGATTTCCTGATTCAGCAGTGGACAGAATAGTTCCTCCCGTGAATGCCCAAGGGAAAAAGCCTACATATGTGGTAGTAGAAGAATTTTATGAGTGGATAGTGGACAGAAACTTGATAAAGGGTGATCTGGAACTGGAAGGTATGATAAAGACAGATAATCTTATGGCATATATTGAAAGAAAACTGTTTACTCTGAATACCGGACACGCAATAACTGCTTATATAGGAAAGTACAAGAAATACAAGACCATTGATGAAAGTATAAAAGATGCCGATATCAGAAACATAGTAAAAGGTGCTATGGGTGAGAGCGGGGAAGTCTTAATAAAAAGATACGGTTTTGACAGGGAAGCTCATTTTAAGTATATAGATAAAATCATAAAAAGATTTGAGAATATATATCTGAAAGATGATGTAGAAAGAGTAGGAAGACAGCCGATAAGAAAACTCGGGAAAAATGAAAGACTTATAAAACCACTGTCAGGTACTCTGGAATATGGTACTTCCAATGAAAATCTGGTTACAGGAATTGCTTATGCATTAAAATTCGACGGAAGCGACGAAGAAAGCGTAAAACTGAACAGTATGATGAAAGACAAGGGGTTAGCCGAAACTTTAAAAGAAGTAACGGAAAATTCTGTCAGTGAAGATATAATTGCAAGAATAGAAGGAATTTATAATAAATTGTAA